A stretch of Geomonas oryzisoli DNA encodes these proteins:
- a CDS encoding MotE family protein, whose amino-acid sequence MKKLIGALVLVLVALPLLWNERQVFNAQAAEVKNPPRSMSSESAALEAKRQQLAQKEAALSAKEAALNQLSAKLDARVAELNAAKKGIEEALTAKKKQDDDRYKKMIKIYKGLKPEEAGTLLNKLDEKMVIQMLNQMDQKTAVKLIPFINQPRVLEWTRLNLAGK is encoded by the coding sequence GTGAAAAAGCTGATAGGCGCGCTGGTGCTGGTTCTCGTGGCACTGCCGCTGTTATGGAACGAACGGCAGGTCTTTAACGCCCAGGCGGCCGAGGTGAAGAACCCGCCCCGGAGCATGTCCAGCGAGAGCGCGGCCCTGGAGGCCAAGCGGCAACAGCTGGCGCAGAAGGAGGCGGCGCTCTCCGCCAAGGAAGCGGCCCTGAACCAGCTCTCCGCCAAGCTGGACGCCCGGGTGGCCGAGCTGAACGCGGCCAAGAAGGGGATCGAGGAGGCCCTCACCGCCAAGAAGAAGCAGGACGACGACCGCTACAAGAAGATGATCAAGATCTACAAGGGGCTGAAGCCGGAGGAGGCGGGGACCCTGCTCAACAAGCTGGACGAGAAGATGGTGATCCAGATGTTGAACCAGATGGACCAGAAGACCGCCGTGAAGCTGATCCCCTTCATCAACCAGCCCCGGGTCCTGGAGTGGACCAGGCTGAACCTGGCCGGGAAGTGA
- a CDS encoding flagellar hook assembly protein FlgD: MITDATSAATTASAAAAMKQATGMNKDDFLKLFVTQLQNQDPLNPQDGTQFISQLAQLTQVEQAYNTNTNLQNLLNQGSNAGTMAAVSLIGKQVVASGSQVELTSGSSTINYNLGKSAQSVTVSVLDASGKVVKTINGGAQNSGGNTVTWDGTDNSGAQLTPGTYSFSVSANDAAGTAVTATGIVRGKVSGVDMSGSTPVLSVGGLKINLTDVTSVSEAA, encoded by the coding sequence ATGATAACCGACGCAACATCAGCAGCAACCACGGCCTCGGCCGCGGCGGCGATGAAGCAGGCGACGGGCATGAACAAGGACGATTTCCTGAAGCTGTTCGTGACCCAGCTGCAGAACCAGGACCCCCTGAATCCCCAGGACGGCACCCAGTTCATCTCGCAGCTCGCCCAGCTGACCCAGGTCGAACAGGCCTACAACACCAACACCAACCTGCAGAACCTGCTGAACCAGGGGAGCAACGCCGGCACCATGGCGGCGGTCTCACTGATCGGCAAACAGGTGGTGGCCTCCGGTTCCCAGGTGGAACTCACCTCGGGGAGCAGCACCATCAACTACAACCTGGGCAAGAGCGCGCAGTCGGTGACGGTTTCCGTGCTCGATGCCAGCGGCAAGGTCGTCAAGACCATCAACGGCGGCGCCCAGAACTCCGGCGGCAACACGGTAACCTGGGATGGAACCGACAACTCCGGGGCGCAACTCACCCCCGGCACCTACAGCTTCAGCGTCTCCGCCAATGACGCCGCCGGCACAGCCGTCACCGCCACGGGTATCGTGCGGGGTAAGGTGAGCGGCGTCGACATGTCCGGCAGTACCCCGGTGCTCTCGGTAGGCGGGCTGAAGATCAACCTGACCGACGTGACCTCCGTGAGCGAGGCAGCCTAA
- a CDS encoding TIGR02530 family flagellar biosynthesis protein has protein sequence MIDNSILFPQPIQAPVKPNPSGAKPAAKSTGSGTPFAQVLDQKLPGQPVKLSQHAQERLKSRGITLSDADMKQLEGAVDSVAQKGGRESLILMGDAALVVSVKNRTVVTAMDRQGMKGNVFTNIDSAVFF, from the coding sequence ATGATCGACAACAGCATCTTGTTTCCCCAACCGATCCAGGCGCCGGTCAAACCGAACCCAAGCGGCGCCAAGCCGGCCGCGAAGAGCACCGGGAGCGGCACCCCGTTCGCCCAGGTCCTGGACCAGAAACTGCCGGGGCAGCCGGTCAAGCTTTCCCAGCACGCCCAGGAGCGGCTCAAGTCCCGCGGCATCACCCTCTCCGACGCCGACATGAAGCAGCTGGAAGGGGCGGTGGACAGCGTGGCACAAAAGGGCGGCCGGGAATCGCTGATCTTGATGGGAGACGCGGCCCTGGTGGTGAGTGTCAAAAACCGGACAGTGGTGACCGCCATGGATCGTCAGGGTATGAAGGGGAACGTTTTCACCAACATCGATTCGGCAGTATTTTTCTAA
- a CDS encoding flagellar hook-basal body protein — MSVTSALFTGVTGLIQNGEAMNVIGNNISNVNTIGFKGARTLFSDMLSQNIGGGSQIGKGVQMQAVQNVFSQGSTQSSENVTDLAIQGTSFFALKPPTATSPVATQNSAFLSRAGAFQVDNNLTLVNPDGYQVLDTQGNPIKFVNSGTAPNTDFGKIISIDNSGLITYLATDGITQNYYNTSGAVGVAATPANAATVQRLAVVTASDPTALSKMGGSLYQATADAGVSGAAFSLVANKPNGVSEKILSNTLEQSNVDMASEFVKMIITQRAYSANSKTITTTDQMTQEVLQLIR; from the coding sequence ATGAGTGTTACTTCCGCATTGTTTACCGGCGTTACTGGTCTGATTCAAAACGGCGAAGCGATGAACGTCATCGGCAACAACATCTCCAACGTAAATACCATCGGTTTCAAGGGGGCCAGGACCCTCTTCTCGGACATGCTCTCCCAGAACATCGGCGGCGGTTCCCAGATCGGTAAGGGCGTGCAGATGCAGGCGGTACAGAACGTGTTCAGCCAAGGCTCGACCCAGAGCTCTGAGAACGTGACCGACCTCGCCATCCAGGGGACCAGCTTCTTCGCCCTCAAACCGCCGACCGCGACCTCCCCGGTGGCGACCCAGAATTCCGCCTTCCTCTCCCGTGCCGGCGCCTTCCAGGTAGACAACAACCTGACCCTGGTGAACCCGGACGGCTACCAGGTGCTGGACACCCAGGGTAACCCTATCAAATTCGTTAACTCCGGCACGGCTCCGAACACCGACTTCGGCAAGATCATCAGCATCGACAACTCCGGCCTGATCACCTACCTCGCCACCGACGGCATCACCCAGAACTACTACAACACCTCCGGTGCCGTGGGCGTCGCGGCCACCCCCGCCAACGCCGCCACCGTGCAGCGCCTGGCCGTGGTCACCGCATCCGACCCCACCGCACTCAGCAAGATGGGGGGCTCCCTGTACCAGGCCACCGCCGACGCCGGCGTCTCCGGGGCCGCCTTCTCCCTGGTCGCCAACAAGCCCAACGGCGTCAGCGAGAAGATCCTCTCCAACACCCTCGAGCAGAGCAACGTGGACATGGCGAGCGAATTCGTCAAGATGATCATCACGCAGAGGGCCTACTCCGCCAACTCCAAGACCATCACCACCACGGACCAGATGACGCAGGAAGTCCTGCAGCTGATCCGCTAG
- the fliN gene encoding flagellar motor switch protein FliN yields MSEKLALDEQKEVPQPKNLDFIMDIPLQLTVELGRTKLLVRDVLQLNQGSVVELTKLAGEPLDVFVNSKLVARGEAVVVNDKFGIRLLDIVSPNERVDKVL; encoded by the coding sequence TTGAGCGAAAAACTCGCTTTGGACGAACAGAAGGAAGTTCCGCAGCCGAAGAACCTGGACTTCATCATGGACATCCCGCTGCAGCTAACCGTAGAGCTGGGGCGGACCAAGCTCCTGGTGCGGGACGTCTTGCAACTGAACCAGGGGTCGGTGGTGGAGCTGACCAAGCTCGCGGGCGAGCCGCTGGATGTCTTCGTGAACTCGAAGCTGGTGGCGCGCGGCGAGGCGGTGGTGGTGAACGACAAGTTTGGCATCCGGCTCCTGGACATCGTGAGCCCCAATGAAAGGGTGGACAAGGTGCTATGA
- a CDS encoding flagellar hook-length control protein FliK: protein MANAAAAPGAGVFQQLLQGRQTPDHPAATPTRPTPVQNAKGASRSAKAEEKARPAQAQETGSAREEKPAHAVRTSAADKAAVEGKREARKGDAEQETAPAQDTAAEGAAGNVADNAGAEQAVPATPETAVVAQAADAVTGTVPEVKPDVNPGLVVAMAAIETKVAARGEETNAAAGTTALERLQALQQRTQQATAPETAAGADQAQPEPPQQAVQQQNPQHQTTAGTTGSQAGQKVEAAQLSPAPGAAQVVPSTGATEGAQVETPPAQVAQGAAQRQEAPVLPDAAKTAVTADQTVAAAHLAAKETGAGRFVAMPVRKQAEPATANDPAAAKAAGQESAPVQQDQAVTQDAATLQGTTPQPQTTPETAGAAAAGTTGATVREAKPEAGAAQVKVQPEQQGEPAAVSQDKAAQAEQAPQSPRKDAHQGETVTGKQVREAVQAQQANLSKPSGEDVSGTKNATTATANSVSEPGAVRDMSGAQGEQGQSHQKGQENLNGQMLGAGLTAQGTPAEAVPGENRLAGGKTFLHENILSQVREGVVTHDGKGNGQMSIRLNPGELGELKIQLRMDNNRLNVEVQADNRMVKDLLMSNLDSLREALSGKNLTMEGFNVSTGGGGFNGPLNDERGNQQQQAPRFARGAGYDGQETPRVKYMTTEVNSLLDVRF from the coding sequence ATGGCAAACGCAGCGGCAGCCCCCGGTGCGGGGGTGTTCCAGCAGCTGCTGCAGGGAAGGCAGACCCCGGACCACCCCGCGGCGACGCCGACCCGGCCGACGCCGGTACAGAACGCGAAGGGCGCTTCCCGTTCCGCCAAGGCCGAGGAGAAGGCGCGACCGGCGCAGGCACAGGAAACCGGCTCCGCGCGCGAGGAAAAACCGGCCCACGCGGTCCGGACATCGGCTGCCGACAAGGCGGCGGTTGAAGGCAAGCGCGAGGCCCGCAAGGGCGATGCGGAGCAGGAAACGGCACCGGCGCAGGACACGGCAGCGGAAGGCGCCGCCGGGAACGTGGCGGACAACGCCGGCGCGGAGCAGGCGGTGCCGGCAACACCGGAAACCGCGGTTGTCGCTCAGGCCGCAGATGCGGTAACCGGGACGGTCCCGGAAGTCAAGCCGGACGTAAACCCCGGGCTGGTCGTGGCCATGGCCGCGATCGAAACCAAGGTAGCGGCACGGGGAGAGGAGACCAACGCGGCAGCAGGTACCACCGCGCTGGAAAGGCTCCAGGCCCTGCAGCAGCGCACGCAGCAGGCAACGGCGCCGGAAACGGCAGCCGGCGCAGACCAGGCGCAACCGGAGCCGCCGCAGCAGGCAGTACAACAGCAAAACCCGCAGCACCAGACCACCGCCGGCACGACCGGCAGCCAAGCCGGCCAGAAGGTCGAGGCGGCACAGCTCTCCCCGGCACCGGGGGCAGCGCAGGTGGTCCCTTCGACGGGCGCGACAGAAGGAGCGCAGGTTGAGACGCCCCCGGCGCAGGTGGCTCAGGGCGCAGCGCAGCGACAGGAAGCCCCGGTACTGCCGGATGCCGCAAAAACAGCGGTAACGGCCGACCAGACCGTGGCAGCCGCCCACCTGGCGGCGAAAGAAACCGGAGCGGGACGCTTCGTGGCCATGCCGGTCAGGAAGCAGGCCGAGCCCGCGACGGCAAACGACCCTGCCGCAGCAAAAGCGGCCGGGCAGGAGAGCGCACCGGTCCAGCAGGACCAGGCCGTAACGCAGGATGCGGCAACACTGCAGGGGACAACCCCGCAGCCGCAGACGACCCCGGAGACGGCCGGCGCCGCAGCCGCAGGCACCACGGGCGCAACGGTCCGCGAGGCCAAGCCCGAGGCGGGTGCGGCCCAGGTGAAGGTGCAGCCGGAACAGCAGGGGGAACCGGCAGCGGTCTCCCAGGATAAGGCGGCACAGGCGGAGCAGGCTCCGCAATCCCCGCGCAAGGACGCCCACCAGGGCGAAACCGTGACCGGGAAGCAGGTGCGGGAAGCGGTACAGGCCCAGCAGGCGAACCTATCCAAGCCTTCGGGAGAGGACGTGTCCGGCACCAAGAATGCAACGACGGCAACTGCCAACTCCGTCTCCGAGCCGGGGGCGGTGCGGGACATGTCGGGCGCGCAGGGTGAGCAGGGACAGTCGCACCAGAAAGGGCAGGAAAACCTGAACGGCCAGATGCTCGGCGCGGGATTGACGGCGCAGGGGACCCCGGCGGAAGCGGTGCCGGGTGAAAACAGGCTTGCCGGCGGCAAGACCTTCCTGCACGAAAACATCCTCTCCCAGGTACGGGAAGGGGTGGTGACCCACGACGGCAAGGGGAACGGCCAGATGAGCATCAGGCTGAACCCGGGCGAGCTGGGGGAGCTCAAGATCCAGCTCCGCATGGACAACAACCGGCTCAACGTGGAGGTCCAGGCGGACAACCGCATGGTCAAGGACCTCTTGATGAGCAACCTCGACTCCCTGCGCGAGGCCCTTTCCGGGAAGAACCTCACCATGGAAGGGTTCAACGTCTCGACCGGTGGTGGCGGGTTCAACGGCCCCCTCAACGATGAGAGGGGAAACCAGCAGCAACAGGCCCCCAGGTTCGCCAGGGGCGCAGGGTACGACGGTCAGGAAACACCCCGGGTCAAATATATGACAACCGAGGTCAACAGCCTGCTCGACGTACGATTCTAG
- the fliJ gene encoding flagellar export protein FliJ — MAGQEFRLEQVLKFRKEVEKMHQLELAAAKQQHESARERLKNEKSMMEQLEQEYTQRQRAGIEAKDLQLYGDFSRRKAQEIQQLRESLVVLEKAVQEKREALLAAAKEKKALEVFKEKKMRDLRLEQLNRERAFLDEIAVQGRGHK, encoded by the coding sequence ATGGCAGGACAGGAATTCAGGCTCGAACAGGTGCTCAAGTTCCGCAAGGAAGTGGAGAAGATGCACCAGCTGGAACTCGCGGCGGCGAAGCAGCAGCACGAGAGCGCCAGGGAGCGGCTGAAGAATGAAAAGTCCATGATGGAGCAGCTGGAGCAGGAATACACCCAGCGCCAGAGGGCGGGAATCGAGGCCAAGGACCTGCAGCTCTACGGCGACTTCTCGCGCAGAAAGGCCCAGGAAATCCAGCAGCTGCGGGAGAGCCTGGTGGTGCTGGAGAAGGCGGTCCAGGAAAAGCGCGAGGCGCTTCTGGCCGCGGCCAAGGAGAAGAAGGCGCTCGAGGTCTTCAAGGAGAAGAAGATGCGGGACCTGAGACTGGAGCAGTTGAACCGCGAACGGGCCTTCCTGGACGAGATAGCCGTCCAGGGGAGGGGGCATAAGTGA
- the fliM gene encoding flagellar motor switch protein FliM has protein sequence MEKFLTKEEIDALVAAVFDGSLIPDNELAKEGPQAQQFDLLDIEAHRAIPNLDIVYDGFIRYNRVTMSNRLGRMVDIKKEEAVPYKFGDFLSVLPSPVCMAIYKMDPLKGAALIAFDSTLVFTIVDSILGGSGVPSGQGMNRLFTSIELRLVEKIVKDALADLERAWAPLCPASMNLLRLEMNPRLVNIVPPEYQVVTMSMKIQIEETVGNMILAIPFLTIEPIRDKLKRGVQMDMMVVDPLWSYRLSEELMGAPMDMSVEMGGATISLADLMGLTPGDVIMLDASGKDELVVKVGGTKKFMGIAGVSGGNKAVQITRALTGGED, from the coding sequence ATGGAAAAATTCCTTACCAAGGAAGAGATCGACGCCCTGGTGGCGGCCGTTTTCGACGGGAGCCTGATCCCGGATAACGAGCTGGCCAAGGAAGGGCCTCAGGCGCAGCAGTTCGACCTGCTCGACATCGAGGCCCACCGCGCCATCCCGAACCTTGACATCGTCTACGACGGTTTCATCCGCTACAACCGGGTCACCATGTCGAACCGGTTGGGGCGCATGGTGGACATCAAGAAGGAGGAGGCGGTCCCCTATAAGTTCGGGGACTTCCTGAGCGTGCTCCCGTCGCCGGTCTGTATGGCGATCTACAAGATGGACCCGTTGAAGGGGGCGGCGCTGATCGCCTTCGACAGCACCCTGGTGTTCACCATCGTGGACAGCATCCTGGGGGGCTCGGGGGTGCCGTCCGGGCAAGGGATGAACCGGCTCTTCACCTCCATCGAGCTGCGCCTGGTGGAGAAGATCGTCAAGGATGCCCTGGCCGACCTCGAGCGTGCCTGGGCCCCGCTCTGCCCGGCCAGCATGAACCTTTTGCGCCTGGAGATGAACCCGCGCCTGGTCAACATCGTCCCCCCCGAGTACCAGGTGGTGACCATGAGCATGAAGATCCAGATCGAGGAGACGGTGGGGAACATGATCCTGGCCATCCCGTTTTTGACCATCGAGCCGATCCGCGACAAGTTGAAGCGGGGCGTGCAGATGGACATGATGGTGGTGGACCCGCTCTGGTCCTACCGCCTCTCCGAGGAACTGATGGGTGCGCCCATGGACATGTCGGTGGAGATGGGGGGCGCGACCATATCGCTGGCGGACCTGATGGGGCTCACCCCTGGGGACGTCATCATGCTCGATGCCAGCGGCAAGGACGAGCTGGTGGTCAAGGTTGGGGGAACGAAGAAGTTTATGGGCATTGCCGGGGTAAGCGGCGGAAACAAGGCGGTACAGATCACGCGTGCCCTGACTGGAGGTGAAGATTGA
- a CDS encoding flagellar basal body-associated FliL family protein, whose product MAEPAKPQETPEKNNKKLFIIIGAVVAVLAIGGAAAFFMGGSKKEKAPEGAKVEAKAEGGGEHGAPAKGGEGAAAGGGTVYPLEPFIVNIYDGQELRYLKLKVEFEMANPQAKAELDAKLAPLRDAILILLTTKTMQEIQDLQGKNQLREQILAAVSKVVPPSKVTKVYFTDFVVQ is encoded by the coding sequence ATGGCCGAACCGGCGAAGCCGCAAGAGACCCCGGAAAAGAACAACAAGAAGCTCTTCATCATCATCGGCGCCGTGGTAGCGGTCCTTGCCATCGGAGGGGCGGCAGCCTTCTTCATGGGGGGAAGCAAGAAAGAAAAGGCGCCCGAGGGAGCCAAGGTCGAGGCCAAGGCCGAAGGGGGCGGCGAGCACGGCGCACCCGCCAAGGGAGGTGAGGGCGCAGCCGCCGGCGGCGGCACCGTCTACCCCCTGGAGCCTTTCATCGTCAACATCTACGACGGCCAGGAGCTCCGGTACCTGAAGCTCAAGGTCGAGTTCGAGATGGCCAACCCGCAGGCGAAGGCGGAGCTCGACGCGAAGCTCGCCCCGCTGCGCGACGCCATCCTGATCCTTCTGACCACCAAGACCATGCAGGAGATCCAGGACCTGCAGGGGAAAAACCAGCTGCGCGAGCAGATTCTGGCTGCGGTCTCCAAGGTGGTCCCCCCCAGCAAGGTAACCAAGGTCTATTTCACCGACTTCGTGGTGCAGTAA